CTCCAGGAAGAAGCACGGAAGAAATGATTCATAGTATCATAAATCTTTGAACTCAGGGCAAGGTCACGAATAACGGAGGTAGTTCCAATCTTATCGGAACGAATCATAAATCCAACAATAATTACGACAAACCATTGAAATGCTGATTGTCTGGAAAAGCACGATTTAAAGTTGTTAAAAATTTTATCAATATATTCAAGCATAGTTTATAGTCAATCACTCAAAAGTATGGTAAACTAACCACTAGATAACTCTTTTGACGATTTTTATCCTTTATAGAGTAGTGACTTTTAGGATACTATAAAATGACTTGAAAGGGTTATTTTTTATTGAAAACTTTTGACTGTGCAGAAAATGTAGGTAACTTTATTATATTCATATATATTTTTCAAGCATGTCGTTTACCTGCTGAACTACTCTTTGACAATTATCAAATAAATAAAAATGGTTTCCAGGGAAGCTCAATATATCCGTATTTCCTGAAATATAGTTATTCCATTGTATCATTTTACTAGGTTCTATTTCGTCATCCTCCATGCCATAAAAAAACGATGCATTACAATCTAATTTATTATTATGATATGAATATTCATACAAATTTTTAAAATCAGTTTTAATGATATTCAAATATAAGTTTAATAACTCATCACTTTCAAAGAGTATTTTGGGTGTTCCGCCTAGTTTTATAATTTCATCGCATATTTTTTCATCGGTTTCTTTATATACTGAAGCTATTCTAGATATATATTCGGGTGGTTTACTACCAGAGAAAAAAAGGTGTACAGGCATTAGATCATTTTGGATCTGTATTCTTCTAACTAATTCATATGTTAAGATACTTCCCATACTGTGCCCAAAAATTGCATACTTTCCTGTATAAATAAAAGGTCTTATTCTAATATATAAATCAGTTACCATATCCTCTAAGCTCTGACTTAATTCCTCTGTTATTCTTCTTCCCCTTCCTTTTAATTCAAGTGGTATGAATTCAATATTGTTATCTAAATATTTTCTCCAAGGATAATAGCTAATCGAACTCCCTCCTGCATGCGGAATGCTAAACAATCTAAGATCATTCAACCTTATCACCTCCAACTTTGTATATTACTCTGTCCAACACTTAGCTTACATCTTCAACAATTCATAATCACTATAATTAAAAATAGTGGCATATTCATTGTTATTAATTGCAATTAAAGTCTTACATTTTTTCAACTATAGTACCCTGAAGCTATTGAATATAATAAAATCATACTACTATTTAGCATTTTAATCCGCTTAATCTCTTTTTCTTATTACTTTGATGTTTTAGATCATCAGACTATACACATTAACTACATAATAAATTATGATAGATTAGTAACTTTCACTGCTCGAAGAATACTTGCCTTTTCAACTTCTCTTATATCTGTAACTTTAAATCCACATTTATTCAATATATCTGAAATAGATGAAACCGTATCAGGGAACGCTCTGACATTATAGTTATCATATTCAAATACCTTCTTAGAATCCTTCTCTATAGATACGATAAGCTGTCCTTGATCATACAATAAACTATTTATTTTCTTAACTAATTCTTGTTTATTCTCAATATGAAAAAATGTCAAAGTAGAATATATCGTATCAAATTGATCATCGAAATCAGTTGTTAAGATATCACCTAATACTAACTTTACATTAGAATAGTTCAGCATATGCTGTTTTGCCCGTTCAATCGTTTTTTCAGATATATCTATTCCCCAAAACTCTTTACAGCCAAACGACAATGTTATTAATGCACATCTCCCAGTTCCAACACCAATCTCTAAGATTCTCTTCCCTTGTGTTGGCTGTATCAAATTCCAAAATGTCTCACCATCCCATAAATCCATATACGCTTTCAATTTCGGTGGATCATTCACCGGATCATTCTCATTTTGTATCAGCATATCATAATGTTCTTGTACCGTCATAAATTTTCTCATAGCCAAACCTCCTCTTTAAGTCAAGTACCGTTTTATCAGTACTTGCATTTATTCTTTTACTTAGTTTCCTGTAATCTATTGCTATGAAATGCGCTGGAGCTGAAGTA
The nucleotide sequence above comes from Anaerocolumna cellulosilytica. Encoded proteins:
- a CDS encoding thioesterase II family protein — encoded protein: MNDLRLFSIPHAGGSSISYYPWRKYLDNNIEFIPLELKGRGRRITEELSQSLEDMVTDLYIRIRPFIYTGKYAIFGHSMGSILTYELVRRIQIQNDLMPVHLFFSGSKPPEYISRIASVYKETDEKICDEIIKLGGTPKILFESDELLNLYLNIIKTDFKNLYEYSYHNNKLDCNASFFYGMEDDEIEPSKMIQWNNYISGNTDILSFPGNHFYLFDNCQRVVQQVNDMLEKYI
- a CDS encoding class I SAM-dependent methyltransferase, which encodes MRKFMTVQEHYDMLIQNENDPVNDPPKLKAYMDLWDGETFWNLIQPTQGKRILEIGVGTGRCALITLSFGCKEFWGIDISEKTIERAKQHMLNYSNVKLVLGDILTTDFDDQFDTIYSTLTFFHIENKQELVKKINSLLYDQGQLIVSIEKDSKKVFEYDNYNVRAFPDTVSSISDILNKCGFKVTDIREVEKASILRAVKVTNLS